One window of the Salvia splendens isolate huo1 chromosome 1, SspV2, whole genome shotgun sequence genome contains the following:
- the LOC121792604 gene encoding histidine-rich glycoprotein-like: MSNSIYFLMLLLELLVITNIPSLAHELEDDVMWNIGSQIKHRHHHHHGHHHHHAPPLPAHPPHHHAPSPHAHPPRHHGHAPAPTPQHAHSPSYHGHAPVPTPQYAHSPRHHGHAPAPTPQHAHSPKHHGHAHSPKHYRHAPAPAPTPQHAHSPSHHDHAHAPTQHAHSPSHHDHAPAPTPQYAHSPRQHDHAPAPTPQHAHSPKHHGHAHPPKHHGHAHSPKHYGHAPVPTPQHAHSPSHHDHAPAPTQYAHSPSHHDHAPALTPQYAHSPRQHDHAPAPTPQHAHSPKHHGHAHPPKHHGHAHSPKHYGHTPVPTPQHAHSPSHRSHAPAPTPQHAHSPRQHGHAPAPIPQHAHSPTHHGHVPAPTPQHAHPPRHHGHAHSPKHHGHAHSPKHHGHAHSPKHHDHGHAPTPTPQHAHSPKHHVHNPTFLLI; encoded by the coding sequence atgtcaAATAGTATCTATTTTCTTATGTTGCTTCTTGAGCTCTTGGTTATTACCAATATCCCTTCTCTTGCTCATGAACTAGAAGATGATGTGATGTGGAATATCGGTTCACAAATCAAGCATCGCCACCACCATCACCACGGACACCACCATCACCACGCTCCACCTCTTCCTGCTCATCCTCCTCATCACCATGCCCCATCTCCACATGCCCATCCTCCAAGACACCACGGCCATGCTCCTGCTCCTACTCCTCAACATGCCCATTCTCCAAGTTACCACGGTCATGCACCCGTCCCAACTCCTCAATATGCTCATTCCCCAAGACACCATGGCCATGCTCCTGCCCCTACTCCTCAACATGCTCATTCGCCAAAACATCATGGTCATGCTCATTCTCCAAAACACTATAGGCACGCTCCTGCTCCTGCACCTACTCCCCAACATGCTCATTCTCCAAGCCATCATGATCATGCTCATGCACCTACTCAACACGCCCATTCTCCAAGTCATCATGATCATGCTCCTGCCCCTACTCCTCAATATGCTCATTCTCCAAGACAGCATGATCATGCTCCTGCACCTACTCCTCAACATGCTCATTCTCCAAAACACCATGGTCATGCTCATCCGCCAAAACATCATGGTCATGCTCATTCTCCAAAACACTATGGTCACGCTCCTGTACCTACTCCCCAACATGCTCATTCTCCAAGCCATCATGATCATGCTCCTGCACCTACTCAATACGCCCATTCTCCAAGTCATCATGATCATGCTCCTGCCCTTACTCCTCAATATGCTCATTCTCCAAGACAGCATGATCATGCTCCTGCACCTACTCCTCAACATGCTCATTCTCCAAAACACCATGGTCATGCTCATCCGCCAAAACATCATGGTCATGCTCATTCTCCAAAACACTATGGTCACACTCCTGTACCTACTCCCCAACATGCTCATTCTCCAAGTCATCGTAGTCATGCTCCTGCCCCTACTCCTCAACATGCTCATTCCCCGAGACAGCATGGTCATGCTCCTGCCCCTATTCCTCAACATGCTCATTCTCCTACACACCATGGTCATGTTCCTGCACCTACTCCTCAACATGCTCATCCTCCTAGACACCATGGTCATGCTCATTCTCCGAAACATCACGGTCATGCTCATTCTCCAAAACACCATGGTCATGCTCATTCTCCGAAACATCATGATCATGGTCATGCTCCGACACCTACTCCTCAGCATGCTCATTCTCCAAAACACCATGTTCATAATCCTACTTTTCTTCTCATCTAA